The following coding sequences lie in one Vicia villosa cultivar HV-30 ecotype Madison, WI unplaced genomic scaffold, Vvil1.0 ctg.000108F_1_1, whole genome shotgun sequence genomic window:
- the LOC131624205 gene encoding uncharacterized protein LOC131624205 — MAGRGGRNHDAIAKALGMIAGVLGGDPNGAGIGTNKQLGDFQRDNPPRIFEEDNIKMKSSHSRDLVDRKGKKHMDRGKPCGRCKAVDWKKPSGGDSIAFVRCYNCGETVLFPEAISADDLATTSRQVNEAIEDGATMFMLIALTSLKAKVVSSELPVVCDFSEVFLEDVNELPPEREIEFAIELISGSILVSMALYRMSPSELAELKKQLEELLEKKFICPSVFPWGAPVLSVKKKEGSMRLCLDYQ; from the exons atggctggaagaggtggaagaaaccaTGATGCGATTGCTAAGGCTTTAGGGATGATTGCTGGCGTGCTTGGAGGGGAtcccaatggagctggtattggtacTAACAAGCAGTTGGGAGATTTTCAGAGggacaatcctcc AAGAATATTCGAGGAAGATAATATCAagatgaagtcatctcactctcgcgactTGGTTGATAGGAAAGGTAAGAagcatatggatagaggtaagccatgtGGAAGATGTAAAGCCGTtgattggaagaagcctagtgggggagactccattGCTTTTGTCAGATGCTACAACTGTGGCGAG ACGGTGTTATTTCCTGAGGCTATTAGTGCTGACGATCTGGCTACAACTTCTAGACAAGTGAATGAAGCCATTGAAGACGGTGCAACAATGTTCATGTTGATTGCATTGACGAGCTTGAAGGCGAAGGTAGTGAGTAgtgaactaccagtggtatgtgactTTTCGGAAGTTTTCCTAGAGGATGTGAACGAGTTACCGCCAGAAAGAGAGATAGAGTTTGCTATTGAATTAATTTCGGGAAGTATTCTTGTGTCGATGGCACTGTATCGTATGTCACCAtctgagttggctgaactgaagaaacaattggaagaattgcttgaaaAGAAATTCATTTGTCCGAGTGTTtttccgtggggtgcgcctgtgttgtcggtaaagaagaaagagggttctatGAGACTGTGTTTAGATTACCAATAA